A single region of the Salvia splendens isolate huo1 chromosome 18, SspV2, whole genome shotgun sequence genome encodes:
- the LOC121777613 gene encoding uncharacterized protein LOC121777613 translates to MEPQPPPPLSSTATSPRPPLSPTKIRLMCSYGGHIVPRPHDKSLHYAAGETRIVAVERRSTAASLSLLSAHLSRTLFGNRPFLLKYQLPDEDLDSLISVVSDEDLANMLEEHDRISPPARIRLFLFAVKPESLGSALLGPKSETWFSDALRSTGVLQKGQSADCGLLIGVGTDLEAPVESVSHSGGGGENKAGAESLVLETNSSFGSTCSSFSTLNSPPIAIAEEKGLNMLDRKNRVPSSASFESDNSGGSLAAPLKTGVPPEPLIHVGPEFSSEAPISDPLIDMAGQKPVQVLRYPLPQVQEGMKQQHDTPLIQGGVQYMPQYAGPVPISPYYPLYQMPMHPQHVSCHPNQPYPIYLVPMRPPQYQNVPMACSSVDANTVNPSTLPPSSTLPPLHPKTAVIPPLVGHKDVFGAQISESVVYCSIPASSQLVNIPSNQGQLVVGSLEHQIPSESPNPIPVASATGGTDFDEEIAYSQIYKSQPSAPILPSHYQTMTKGTPTFPEPSVHAK, encoded by the exons atggAGCCCCAGCCTCCGCCACCGCTTTCCTCCACCGCCACCTCTCCTCGGCCACCTCTTTCGCCCACTAAAATCCGCCTAATGTGCAGCTACGGCGGCCACATAGTCCCGCGCCCCCACGACAAATCACTCCACTACGCCGCCGGCGAAACCCGCATCGTCGCCGTAGAGCGCCGATCCACCGCCGCGTCACTCTCCCTGCTATCCGCGCACCTCTCCCGCACGCTATTCGGCAACCGCCCCTTCCTCCTCAAGTACCAGCTCCCCGACGAGGACCTCGATTCCCTAATCTCCGTCGTCTCCGACGAGGATCTCGCCAACATGCTCGAGGAGCACGATCGGATCTCTCCGCCCGCCCGCATCAGGCTGTTCCTCTTCGCCGTCAAGCCGGAGTCTCTCGGCTCCGCGCTGCTCGGCCCCAAGTCGGAGACGTGGTTCAGCGACGCGCTCAGGAGTACGGGGGTTTTGCAGAAGGGGCAATCGGCGGATTGTGGCCTTCTGATCGGCGTTGGAACGGATTTGGAAGCTCCGGTTGAGAGTGTGAGTCATAGCGGCGGCGGAGGGGAGAATAAAGCGGGGGCGGAGTCGTTGGTTTTGGAGACGAATTCGTCGTTTGGCTCTACTTGTTCGTCCTTTTCTACATTGAATTCTCCGCCGATTGCGATTGCCGAAGAAAAGGGTTTGAATATGCTTGACCGGAAAAATAGAGTGCCGTCTTCAGCCTCTTTTGAAAG TGATAATAGTGGTGGAAGTTTGGCCGCCCCTCTAAAAACCGGAGTCCCCCCAGAGCCACTGATTCATGTTGGTCCGGAATTTTCATCAGAAGCTCCCATCTCCGACCCTCTAATTGATATGGCAGGGCAAAAACCAGTTCAAGTTCTTCGATATCCTTTACCTCAGGTGCAGGAGGGAATGAAGCAACAGCACGACACACCCTTAATTCAAGGAGGGGTGCAGTATATGCCTCAATATGCAGGTCCAGTGCCAATTTCTCCTTACTATCCCTTATATCAAATGCCAATGCACCCACAGCATGTATCTTGTCATCCTAATCAACCATACCCGATATATTTGGTGCCCATGAGACCACCTCAATATCAAAATGTTCCAATGGCATGTAGCTCCGTTGATGCAAACACAGTTAATCCTTCAACCCTACCACCCTCTTCAACCCTACCACCCTTGCATCCAAAGACTGCAGTTATTCCTCCACTTGTGGGCCATAAAGACGTATTTGGAGCTCAAATATCTGAGTCAGTCGTGTACTGCAGTATTCCTGCTTCATCACAACTAGTTAATATCCCCTCTAATCAAGGCCAACTAGTTGTAGGGTCTCTAGAGCACCAGATTCCCTCAGAGTCGCCTAATCCTATTCCGGTAGCCTCTGCTACTGGGGGCACTGACTTTGATGAAGAAATTGCATACAGCCAAATATACAAATCTCAGCCTTCAGCGCCAATATTGCCTTCTCATTACCAAACAATGACTAAGGGAACACCAACTTTTCCCGAGCCTTCAGTCCATGCAAAGTAA